In a genomic window of Bacillota bacterium:
- a CDS encoding RNA ligase: MFWDIVQPYLDRGLVSCQRHPDWPDLAIFNYTPKCELGRHWDNVTRICRGLVVDLAQDRVVARPFPKFFGLWELPALGINLPPGDPEVTVKLDGVLGISYRTPDGALRWATRGSFVSPQSKVAERMWEGRRLPPPGLTLLCEIIHPETRVVVPYDFEDLVLIGAVETETGCDLDWEELARVARDVGLRVVERVPLDLEGAVARAEKMHAGSGEGFVLRWRGGFRVKVKARDYVEAHRVLLRLESQRNLAEAWERGEVWPLLEKLPDGAALAARVAELDRLLRQVLDTCAAFFEARRNLSPKEYALQVQTQLPAWLWPVAFAARRGVAGAEAVARRAAARRWL; the protein is encoded by the coding sequence GTGTTCTGGGACATTGTCCAGCCGTATCTCGACCGGGGACTGGTCTCCTGTCAGCGTCACCCGGACTGGCCCGACCTGGCCATCTTCAACTACACGCCCAAGTGCGAGCTTGGGCGTCACTGGGACAACGTGACGCGGATCTGCCGGGGCCTCGTGGTCGACCTGGCACAGGACCGCGTGGTCGCCAGGCCGTTTCCCAAGTTTTTCGGGCTGTGGGAGCTGCCGGCTCTCGGTATCAACCTGCCGCCCGGGGATCCCGAGGTGACCGTCAAGCTCGACGGTGTCCTGGGCATCTCGTATCGCACGCCGGACGGGGCGCTGCGCTGGGCCACCAGGGGCTCGTTCGTGTCGCCGCAGTCAAAGGTGGCGGAGCGCATGTGGGAGGGGCGGCGGCTCCCGCCGCCCGGGCTCACCCTGCTCTGCGAGATCATTCACCCGGAGACGCGGGTGGTGGTCCCGTACGACTTTGAAGACCTTGTCCTCATCGGCGCGGTGGAGACCGAGACCGGTTGCGATCTGGACTGGGAGGAGCTCGCGCGGGTGGCGCGTGATGTCGGGCTCCGCGTGGTGGAGCGGGTGCCGCTGGACCTTGAAGGGGCGGTGGCCCGGGCTGAGAAAATGCACGCGGGCTCGGGGGAGGGCTTTGTCCTGCGCTGGCGGGGCGGCTTCAGGGTCAAGGTGAAGGCCCGCGACTACGTCGAGGCGCACCGGGTGCTACTGAGGCTAGAGTCACAGCGCAACCTGGCCGAGGCCTGGGAGCGCGGCGAGGTGTGGCCCTTGCTCGAGAAGCTGCCGGACGGTGCGGCTCTGGCTGCCCGCGTAGCGGAGCTTGACCGCCTGCTTCGGCAGGTACTGGACACCTGCGCGGCTTTCTTCGAGGCCAGGCGCAACCTGTCCCCGAAAGAGTACGCTCTGCAGGTACAGACGCAGCTGCCGGCATGGCTCTGGCCGGTGGCCTTCGCGGCCAGGCGGGGCGTGGCAGGGGCGGAAGCCGTAGCCAGGCGGGCTGCGGCGAGGAGGTGGTTG
- a CDS encoding YraN family protein: MEEQVKERVRRYLEEQGCRVVAEDYALERWGKIDFVVRDGPILAFVVVRKPERARVTREQLESLARVAASFLGERGWWHFVCRFDVAVISGDPPAVEIKKDVG; this comes from the coding sequence GTGGAGGAGCAGGTCAAAGAGCGCGTCCGGCGGTACCTGGAGGAGCAGGGGTGTCGGGTGGTGGCGGAGGATTACGCCCTCGAACGCTGGGGGAAGATCGACTTCGTGGTCCGCGACGGCCCGATCCTGGCGTTCGTGGTGGTGCGGAAGCCCGAGCGCGCCCGCGTGACGCGCGAGCAACTCGAAAGCCTTGCCCGCGTGGCCGCGAGCTTCCTGGGTGAGCGTGGCTGGTGGCATTTCGTCTGCCGCTTCGACGTGGCGGTCATCTCGGGTGACCCGCCTGCCGTCGAAATCAAGAAGGACGTGGGATAG
- a CDS encoding DNA polymerase yields MEYVTSAEDLREAVAGARAAGCVGVDTETTGLDPRTDRLRLVQVAVPGRVWVVDAWQVGTLAPLGGLLADAGVRKVFHHAAFDLKFFRAAGLREVASVADTMLASQLLSFGLPGGSHTLAAAVSRHLGRDLDKSLGASDFSGALSAAQVLYAARDAAVLLPLWQVLERKLREAGLLRAARLEFGCAPAVADMEYAGILLDLDAWEELGLELRARRDALRGRLAQELVLPGGEDLFGERAPANPNSPQQVKAALEGLGLEVPDTRESTLKAVAGDHPVVRALLECRALEKLISAFIEKLPGHVNPATGRIHATYDQCRTAAGRFSCREPNVQQVPRDPAFRKCFRAEEGNALVICDYSQIELRIAAALSGDARMLDAYRHGQDLHVLTAAMVSGKNPRDVSKEERQRAKACNFGLIYGMSARGLQAYARDSYGVHMSLEEAEEFRRRFFGAYRGITAWHRAQRGLREVRTRSGRLRRFEGDPPATELYNTPVQGTGADVLKRAMGRLRPHLVRLDADLVACVHDELVCECAEERAQELLEVMVREMEAAAAEFVPEVPVVAAARWGGPGRTSPELPRAGRPHDRNRGAGVPQEATAPRQAPRRCGDDHLSRYAVPRPLRAGVAAER; encoded by the coding sequence GTGGAGTATGTGACGTCGGCCGAAGACCTGCGGGAGGCCGTGGCGGGGGCTCGCGCGGCCGGGTGCGTCGGGGTGGACACCGAAACCACCGGACTCGACCCCCGCACGGACAGGCTGCGGCTCGTGCAGGTGGCTGTGCCGGGCCGCGTGTGGGTGGTTGACGCCTGGCAGGTGGGGACGCTGGCGCCACTCGGGGGCCTCTTAGCCGACGCCGGCGTGCGCAAGGTGTTCCACCACGCCGCTTTCGACCTCAAGTTCTTCCGCGCCGCGGGACTGCGCGAGGTGGCCTCCGTGGCCGACACGATGCTGGCGAGCCAGCTCCTCTCTTTCGGCCTGCCCGGCGGCTCCCACACCTTGGCCGCGGCGGTTTCCCGGCACCTGGGCCGCGACCTCGACAAGTCCCTGGGGGCGTCGGACTTCTCCGGAGCGTTGTCGGCGGCCCAGGTGCTCTACGCCGCGCGGGACGCGGCGGTGCTCCTGCCCCTGTGGCAGGTCCTGGAGCGCAAGCTCCGGGAGGCGGGGCTGCTGCGGGCCGCGCGGCTGGAGTTCGGCTGCGCGCCGGCGGTGGCGGACATGGAGTACGCCGGCATCCTGCTCGACCTGGACGCCTGGGAGGAGCTGGGCCTGGAGCTGAGGGCCAGGCGCGACGCCCTGCGCGGGCGCCTGGCTCAGGAGCTGGTGCTGCCCGGCGGCGAGGACCTGTTCGGGGAACGGGCCCCGGCCAACCCCAACTCACCGCAGCAGGTGAAGGCGGCCCTCGAGGGTCTAGGGCTGGAGGTTCCGGACACCCGGGAGTCGACGCTGAAGGCCGTGGCCGGGGACCACCCCGTGGTGCGGGCGCTGCTGGAGTGCCGTGCTCTGGAGAAGCTGATCTCCGCCTTCATCGAGAAGCTGCCCGGCCACGTGAACCCCGCGACGGGCCGCATCCACGCTACCTACGACCAGTGCCGGACGGCTGCCGGCAGGTTCTCCTGCCGCGAGCCCAACGTCCAGCAGGTGCCCCGCGACCCCGCCTTCCGCAAGTGCTTCCGCGCGGAGGAGGGGAACGCGCTCGTCATCTGCGATTACTCGCAGATAGAGCTGCGCATCGCCGCGGCGCTTTCGGGCGACGCCCGGATGCTGGACGCTTACCGGCACGGGCAGGACCTGCACGTGCTGACCGCGGCGATGGTTTCCGGCAAAAATCCGCGGGATGTCTCCAAGGAAGAGCGTCAGAGGGCAAAGGCCTGTAACTTCGGCCTTATCTACGGCATGTCGGCCCGGGGCCTGCAGGCTTACGCCCGCGACAGCTACGGGGTGCACATGTCCCTCGAAGAAGCCGAGGAGTTCCGCCGGCGGTTCTTCGGGGCCTACCGCGGGATCACCGCCTGGCACCGGGCGCAGCGTGGACTCAGGGAGGTGAGAACCCGTTCGGGCAGGCTGCGCCGGTTCGAAGGTGACCCGCCCGCGACGGAGCTTTACAACACTCCCGTCCAGGGTACCGGTGCGGACGTTCTGAAGCGGGCCATGGGCCGGCTGCGGCCGCACCTCGTCAGGCTGGATGCCGACCTCGTGGCGTGCGTGCACGACGAGTTGGTGTGCGAATGCGCTGAGGAACGTGCCCAGGAACTGCTTGAGGTGATGGTGCGCGAGATGGAAGCGGCGGCGGCTGAGTTCGTGCCCGAGGTGCCGGTGGTGGCCGCGGCGCGGTGGGGAGGACCTGGGCGGACAAGTCCTGAGCTGCCGCGAGCGGGCCGGCCGCATGATCGAAACCGAGGTGCCGGTGTCCCACAGGAGGCTACCGCCCCGCGGCAGGCCCCGCGGCGGTGCGGCGACGACCACCTCTCGCGGTACGCGGTGCCGCGTCCGCTCCGTGCCGGGGTCGCTGCGGAGAGATGA
- a CDS encoding RDD family protein has translation MKATFGQRLLAYLIDTVLVGGAMSFAAGFLSGLGLLPPKWVTPLSLLLFWLYMVGSTRRGQTWGKKALRIKVTDADGGRPGWGRAVLRETVGRMVSGLVFCLGYLWMLWDPERRCWHDMIAGTRVVRAD, from the coding sequence GTGAAGGCCACCTTTGGCCAGCGGCTGCTGGCCTATCTCATCGACACGGTCCTGGTGGGAGGAGCGATGTCTTTCGCGGCCGGCTTCCTGTCCGGCCTGGGGCTCTTGCCCCCGAAGTGGGTGACGCCGCTGTCGCTGCTCTTGTTCTGGCTCTACATGGTGGGCAGCACCAGGCGGGGCCAGACCTGGGGCAAGAAGGCCCTCAGGATCAAAGTCACTGACGCCGACGGCGGGCGCCCGGGCTGGGGCCGCGCGGTGCTGCGGGAGACCGTGGGCCGGATGGTCTCGGGGCTGGTTTTCTGTCTGGGGTACCTGTGGATGCTGTGGGACCCCGAGCGGCGCTGCTGGCACGACATGATCGCCGGCACGCGCGTGGTGCGCGCTGACTGA
- a CDS encoding DNA polymerase III subunit beta codes for MRIEVDVAQFRAALSRAARAAAPASVTGALTAVLIEAREGGAVTVTGTDLNGWLWAACPAVVEAPGAALVPARVAAALFGSLDRREAVLSAAGGLLEVRCGGRYSLVAADPDGFPRPPRAGGEPVSAPGGVLRRALEQVLVAVPRDESSKLGAVCWEPAGLLVGTDAVRLAVAPCVPPPGGQRLVLPVSAAALGRLLPDGEVSVRASGTVVELSWDAGGAVLRTVGTGYPDWRRVAEVPPRVTARAELGDLAAAFERVKAAAGEEFPAATVRVCPAGMEVTLASSRGKAREEVPCSADGEISVRFDCSLVLDGLGALARSDVSEVVWAFSGEAGASLISAPQEGSYRYVLLPLRPQ; via the coding sequence TTGAGGATCGAGGTGGACGTAGCCCAGTTCCGCGCGGCGCTGTCCCGGGCCGCCCGTGCAGCCGCGCCCGCCAGCGTCACCGGGGCGTTGACCGCCGTGCTGATCGAGGCCCGGGAAGGCGGAGCAGTCACGGTGACCGGGACGGACCTGAACGGGTGGCTGTGGGCGGCCTGCCCGGCCGTGGTCGAGGCTCCGGGGGCGGCGCTCGTCCCCGCGCGCGTGGCCGCGGCGCTCTTCGGCAGCCTCGACCGGCGGGAGGCCGTGCTGTCCGCGGCCGGGGGGCTGCTGGAGGTGCGCTGCGGCGGGCGCTACAGCCTGGTGGCGGCCGACCCGGACGGGTTCCCGCGGCCTCCCCGGGCCGGCGGGGAGCCGGTTTCCGCGCCGGGGGGCGTGCTGCGCCGGGCCCTGGAGCAGGTGCTGGTGGCGGTGCCGCGTGACGAGTCCAGCAAGCTCGGTGCGGTGTGCTGGGAGCCCGCGGGGCTGCTGGTGGGCACTGACGCCGTGCGGCTGGCGGTGGCGCCCTGCGTGCCCCCGCCCGGCGGGCAGCGGCTGGTCCTGCCGGTCAGCGCGGCCGCCCTGGGCAGGCTCCTGCCCGACGGAGAGGTGAGCGTGCGGGCCTCCGGGACGGTGGTGGAGCTTTCCTGGGACGCGGGCGGGGCGGTCCTGCGCACCGTGGGCACGGGGTACCCGGACTGGAGGCGCGTGGCCGAGGTGCCGCCGCGCGTCACCGCGCGGGCAGAGCTCGGAGATCTCGCCGCGGCGTTCGAGCGGGTGAAGGCCGCGGCCGGGGAGGAGTTCCCGGCTGCCACGGTCAGGGTTTGCCCGGCTGGCATGGAGGTCACCCTTGCCTCCTCGCGCGGGAAGGCCCGCGAGGAGGTGCCCTGCTCCGCGGACGGTGAGATCTCCGTACGGTTTGACTGCTCGCTGGTGCTGGACGGCCTGGGCGCGCTGGCGCGCTCGGATGTGTCGGAAGTGGTATGGGCGTTCTCGGGCGAGGCGGGCGCCTCGCTCATCTCGGCACCGCAGGAGGGGAGCTACCGCTACGTGCTCCTGCCCCTGCGGCCGCAGTAG